In the Chryseobacterium sp. MYb264 genome, one interval contains:
- a CDS encoding GNAT family N-acetyltransferase yields MNFSIQTILENQEYQLIPLQQGDFESLYEVASDPKVWEQHPNKDRYQREVFENFFKGAIESQGAFKIVDKATGDILGSTRFYDFDENKNSIFIGYTFYGTKSWGKGINPQVKKIMLDYIFQFVDTVHFHIGKENFRSQTALERLGGKKIAEEEVAYFGEPSRTNFVYEIKKEDH; encoded by the coding sequence ATGAATTTTTCTATTCAAACGATTTTAGAAAATCAGGAATATCAATTAATCCCCTTACAGCAAGGGGATTTTGAGTCTTTGTATGAAGTGGCTTCCGATCCTAAAGTCTGGGAACAGCACCCGAATAAAGACCGCTATCAGCGAGAGGTTTTTGAAAACTTTTTTAAAGGCGCTATTGAAAGCCAAGGTGCTTTTAAAATTGTTGACAAAGCGACCGGTGATATTTTAGGAAGCACCCGTTTTTATGATTTTGATGAAAATAAAAACAGTATTTTCATAGGATATACGTTTTACGGAACAAAATCCTGGGGAAAAGGAATTAATCCTCAGGTTAAAAAAATAATGCTTGACTATATTTTCCAATTTGTAGATACGGTTCATTTCCATATTGGAAAAGAGAATTTCCGTTCTCAAACCGCTTTGGAAAGATTAGGCGGAAAAAAAATTGCGGAAGAAGAGGTTGCTTATTTCGGTGAGCCTTCGAGAACGAATTTTGTCTACGAAATCAAGAAGGAAGATCATTGA
- a CDS encoding cupin domain-containing protein, with the protein MKKYKIQTSPFVVPTTDGKLIEEHWGNSTGNSNVSIAHMIAPPDWSEPHQTPEFDEFTLIISGKKQFEIDGEIVTLEQGQSILIEKGARVRYSNPFSEACRYVAICLPAFSMELVNREE; encoded by the coding sequence ATGAAAAAATATAAAATCCAGACCTCTCCATTCGTAGTTCCAACAACAGATGGGAAATTAATCGAAGAGCATTGGGGAAACTCAACCGGAAATTCTAATGTCTCAATTGCGCACATGATAGCTCCGCCAGATTGGAGCGAACCACACCAGACCCCCGAATTTGATGAATTTACATTAATAATTTCGGGAAAAAAGCAGTTTGAGATTGATGGGGAAATAGTGACTTTAGAGCAAGGTCAGAGTATTTTAATAGAAAAAGGAGCGAGGGTTCGTTACAGCAATCCGTTTTCGGAAGCATGCCGCTATGTGGCGATCTGTCTTCCTGCGTTTTCTATGGAATTGGTGAATAGAGAAGAATAA